The genomic segment tcgtggccaaaaaatgctgaaaaaggtccacatcaagtccacacgacgtaacaacaaacacaaagtgacaaaagaaacacaagaacaacaaaaaaagcaaggctcatgagagcacttgctgacggctgcctactcgggcgccatcttgacttctattaaaaggtaaaataaaataaaggtaataaaagtaaaataaaaggtACATTGCAGGCCGCCTGATGTTAGTCAAAAAGCACCTTAAGGACTCTCAAACCATGAGCGAGAATATTCTgattttattaaatgtatacAGTGCCACACAGTAGCAGCAAAGCTGTTCCATCCAACAGAAAATGAAAGTGACTAAATGTGAAAGTAATAGTGGTGACGCTATCAGTATGAGTCAGGCggtaaatagattttttttgttgacattcaAGTCATATCaactttattgttaaatgtgcaacatacagcacagatgaaattactttcctcagGCGAGAgaagagccgctgcgggtgcccgcgccgccttTCAAGTTCATAACTCACCCTTTAATGCGTTGAGGTTTCCAAGTGAGTTCAGTACATTGTCTTGGCGGTCAATTTCATATATTATTAATTGTGGAGTGATATTGCAATTGCCTTAAGTTTGACAGTTGTGCCCAAAAATCTCCCAAAGACTTGGATGACCAACTAATTTTTGCAGGGGGCCACATATCGTAGCCCATGTCCTGTTTTTGTAACCAAAAACCCATGTGTTCTTTGACTGCCATTGTGTCATGTGTGACTGTCCTAAAGCGGATACTGGATAGACTGAAAGACGGTGCTCGCTCTCATTTACTTTGGTGGACCCAGTGATGTGAGCAGATCTTggttagttgtttttttcttaccacAAGCTTAATTTATTTCATCCACAGGTACAGgttgaaattgtaaatatggaTATGTGTTCATGTAACACACAATTTGTTGACACATAGTGTACTGTACCTATTGTAATCCAATGACTTGGCAGCAGCCAGCGGTCTCTGGCTCATTTAAAGCCAACAAAAGAGCGTGTGTAGCAGATTATGAGGTTCTGAGGAACAGAGCCACCCAATTGCAAGGCCTTGAAAAAGTGTGATGGAACTGTGACCACACCAGGCTGCGTTCTATGACAAATATGCTTGCGAAATCTCAACTTTTAAAAGTGGAGAAACCTGAcaattttggaaaatattttattgtttgtgtATTCGGCTGCATATGTGATGgttagttttactttttttaagataagttAGTCACTTCAGTATTTACTGTTAGGATACATTTTAAGATGGCATTGAAactgaaaacacttttttggtATGGATTTTACTTTCTTACAAACATGATGCTGACCGTACATGGCTTGTTCTAGCGGGCCGAATGTAGTCCCCCTGAGCatagagtttgacacctgcatCCTAAGAGTCCCCTTTGAGCACGGTCAGCAGCTCGCCGCTCTCATGAAGCTCCTTGACAATGTCTAGACCCCCGACGAGCTCGCCCTTCACGTACAGCTGCGGGTAGGTGGGCCAGTTGGAGTAAGTCTTGAGTCCCTGGCGCACTTCTTCGTCCTGCAGGATGTCGAACGTGTCGTAGTCAGCGCCGGCACCATTCAGGATCTCCAGGATCTGCCGGCTGAAACCGCAACGCGCTGCTTCCTTGCTGCCCTTCATGAAAAGCATCACTGGGCTCCGATTGATTGCTTCCTTGAGTCGGTGCTCGAGGGTGACCGCCTTGGGGCAGGCGCTCTCTAGTTCGCCGGACTCGGCCATCTCCTTGGCTATGTCCAAGCCGCCCAAGAGCTCGCCGTTGGCATACAGCTGCGGATAGGTTGGCCAATTGGAGTAGGTCTTCAGACCCTGGCGCACGTCTTCGTCGGAGAGTATGTCGAAGGTGCTGAATTGGATGTTTCTCTCGTTCAGGAGGGCGACCATCTGTCGGCTAAAGCCGCAACGGGGCTCCTGTGCTGTACCCTTCATGAACAGCATGCATGGCGCCGCGTTGATCAGCTTCTTCAGACGCTCGTTTAGGTCCCCCGGGCCTCGTTCGGGCTCCGAGCCCCCGCTGGTAACCAGGCTTTTGACCTTCTTTGTGAGCTCCGGAGCGTGTGCCCCGTCCAGTCGGTCCACTTGCACTCCACCTTTGAAGAAGACGAACGTGGGCACGGAAGCGATTTCGTACTTCTCCGACACCTCCGGCACAGCTTCAGCCTCTAACTTGACGAACGTGGCGGGAGCGTGCTGCTTGGCCAGCTCGGCCATCACCTCGTTCATTTGGCCGCACTGAGGAGCCCATGTCGCCTGAAAGTGCACCACTGTGAGTCGAGAGCCGCCCTTGGCCAGGAAATCCTCAAATTCCGCTCGAGTTTTTGCTTCCACGAAGTTCGCCATGTTGCTTCGAGCACCACTTCCGGTCTTCTGCTAGGTGACGCAACTGTGACGCATTTTTAAACCTCTTGttgaaaattaattaattaaaacagGAGAACGTAAACACTTCTCATGGCTGGATCATTtacattcatgtatttatttagattTAACCAAATTGCGATTCGTTTACCATGTTGCTTTCAGTCCGACTTCCGGTCTTTGGTCGAACAACCAAGATGACGTAACTGTGATGCAATTTACAATActtgttaaaattaaataaaagggAAGAAATTAAACACTTTCCATGGTTGTGTAATTTCGATTTATCTTGTATCAGAAAATCCCTAAACCAGAATGGACCGCGCTCCCCGGAGATCTGCAAGTGGTCTTttgaaacgaaacaaaagaatGGATAAAATGACTGATGACATTACAGGTTTCTGATTTGTGTTTGGGAACACAAACGATGGAGAGGGTATGAAAATTCTAATAAAGATAACAAAGGTAAATACGACACTTCATTTGAGCCTTTTTATGATGATTTTTAACACgccatttgtttcttttttagtttttttaatttgattatttaaaaataacaagtaTATTTATAGATTCTTGTCTCGACATTGCGTCACTTCCATATACCCCGGCaagtgctagctagctagagacGCTAGCCGGAAAGCGTTTGGAATTTGGTGATAAGAAACAGAAGTGTACAACAGATAAGTGAAACGGTCTGAGCCGCCATCAAGGTAATACTATACTTCCCGTTCTCCCTAAAACTATACCATTGTGATCGTTATTTGTatcttgacattaaaaaaaaacatcttgttgGTGAATGTTAGCTCGTTCTTGTTAGCTTCGTTGCTAACTTCTTTACCACACAGGAGAGGTCGGTCGCTCGCCGTCAGCTAGTATGTGGAGGGGGCGGCTGGTGTTTTTGCTCAATTATACCCCTGCGTCGTGTGTCTTTCAAGCAACATTTAAGTGGTACTGTATTAGTGTTGCTTTGTAAAGTCGAGTGTCCTTCACGGCTTGGTCGATAAATCCAGAGGGTCAACGTAGTACATCCACTGAGGTCTGAACAACAACGGTCATGAAAGTGGTAGCGAGCGTTTCTAGAAGCGCTGTGATTTTCCCTTCATTTTAGTTGTCACTTTCGTGTAATGAATTTCTCTTGGGGTTGATGAAAGAATCTATTGACTATCGAAAATGAATGACGTCACGAAAAAATAACCAGGTCATTCTAAATATGTCCCATTGTtacagaaatgtcaaattgccacCTCAATTCAGGCAACATTTGGTTCAGTTTCGTTCAGTGTATCATACTAATTGGACCCTTAGagttgaaatatttttaaaatatgacaaattATTAAACTGTAATTTTTGCTTCATTAATATTCAAATTAGATCAAGGTGAGGAAgacttgacaaaaacaacaagaatgatgctgtttgtttttttaacaacaaataTACCTTAATTATTTGGTACACAACTACCACTTTTGTAAAAATGTAGTCATCATTAGATTGAATTTAATTAGAATTACTTatacatgtgtgcataagtgttTAAGTGTGATTATTGCTGCCATGACAATTTGTTTAtatttcaaatttaaatttttatgTGTCTGTCCGTCAAGCTATTCATGAATTATTCAGCATATTTGGACTTCTAGGGGCAACCAAAGGTTCATATAGCCATTACAGTATATCCAAAATAATCACaaggtaaaagcatttgttgaataTTAGTCTGTCATTATATTATATGGCCTTTGTTGCGTTTTACAGGTATACCATGGAGGAACCAAGTGCAGATATAGAAGTGACAGTGAAAACATTGGACTCTCAGAGCAGAACCTACACTGTTGGCGGTCAGGTAAATGAGGACGTAACGCTATACTGGATTTTCAGTTTGCGAATGGCTTGAtcggatcttttttttccctcccacctCTTGTAGTTGACCATAAAAGAGTTCAAGGAGCACATCGCATCTTCTGTGGGGATACCTATTGACAAGCAGAGGCTCATCTACCAGGGCAGAGTCTTGCAGGATGAAAGAACCTTGGCAGACTACAGTGAGTAATCCACATGTTGTGCGTCACTTAATTTACTGCAACTGGAAAAGCAAAAATGCAACGCTACTCAATAGAAGGTTGAATGTTTCAATTCGAATCAATACCATGAGTCTCATGAATTTACTAGAGTGATACACGATAATTATCAGATAGATAACTATCAGGCAGATATTGGGGTACATTCATCAGTTCGATATCAACAAAAGTGGTCTGATAACAGTCCATCAGCATTGGTCTGTTAACTGTGACTTTAAGAGAATCTGAAGAACTAATTTGAACTTGGATTTTTAAAAGATGaggattaaccccccccccccaaaaaaaatacatttaaaataaatcaatgaatagGTTCATTCGCAAGTACTGAACtgcgagtgagtgtgtgtgtgtgatgggggggcgggccctCTGGTTATAATTAACACTCCTCCAATGTTTTAGATGTGGGCGGTAAGGTGATTCACTTAGTGGAGCGTGCACCCCCTCCGCCCTCCCAACCCGGCTCGGGTGGCACCTCAGCTGATGGCGGAGGTagctcatcatcatcacaggACGGGCCTCAGGCACCTCCACACGACCGCAACGCCAACAGCTATGTCATGTTGGGCACCTTCAACCTCCCCGTCAACATCATGGACCCCCAACAACTACAGGTACCACCCGTGGACCTTTTTGGTTCTCATAATTTTTTGTTACCAGCATCTCGACATTTGTTTCCTGCTCCTGTTTAGATGTCAGTACAGCAGATGGTGTCCGGCATGGGAGACAATGCGAGGAACGCCAGAGTGACAACCAGCACTGGGGTAAGTCACAACACACGCTGCAGGAATGATGCGACAAAAATGGCAAGTACTACGAGGGTTTCTGCAATTAGTTTTCAAGAGTGGCTGACTAGGGGGCACAAAGtaaaatgtacacttttttcAGAGCAACGGATCAGTGAACGTGCACGTTGACATGGATCAGCCGGTGCACAGCGAACCACGGCTGAGATTGGTGTTCGCTGAGAACATGCTGAGGGACGTCAATGATCTCATTGAAAGGATGGAGGTGAGACCCCCGGCACAACTTGCTTCAACGTCCCACTAATTCCCTTCATTTGCAAGGTTATAATAGTTTtgaatttttcatcattttcagt from the Hippocampus zosterae strain Florida chromosome 5, ASM2543408v3, whole genome shotgun sequence genome contains:
- the glrx3 gene encoding glutaredoxin 3, with amino-acid sequence MANFVEAKTRAEFEDFLAKGGSRLTVVHFQATWAPQCGQMNEVMAELAKQHAPATFVKLEAEAVPEVSEKYEIASVPTFVFFKGGVQVDRLDGAHAPELTKKVKSLVTSGGSEPERGPGDLNERLKKLINAAPCMLFMKGTAQEPRCGFSRQMVALLNERNIQFSTFDILSDEDVRQGLKTYSNWPTYPQLYANGELLGGLDIAKEMAESGELESACPKAVTLEHRLKEAINRSPVMLFMKGSKEAARCGFSRQILEILNGAGADYDTFDILQDEEVRQGLKTYSNWPTYPQLYVKGELVGGLDIVKELHESGELLTVLKGDS